From Leishmania donovani BPK282A1 complete genome, chromosome 34, the proteins below share one genomic window:
- a CDS encoding adaptor complex subunit medium chain 3, putative: MLSCIFLLNEHGEVMVELQFSERIPRSTLEGFWSTYMAPSKGGREAPAAIVAYGGTVFSHIHRNNVFLVGTHPSDDTALVVIEQLCLVARVLTTYLSEVTENTIRENFSTVYQLLQEMFDYGYPLTTEFCALEELVPRPTLENRVRTMLDTPLVNKVMPVGSRTSIGVGSRQASSFFGGVPWRDPETRHSTNEILFDVVESLDYVLDSEGRCVRAAVQGSIEVNCRLSGMPDVVLRLRDVDAVVDDVAFHRCVRLDRYEHDRTLCFIPPDGKFTLMKYTCKSSQLMPLPPFYVTPQVTFNATGGRFHCMTGIRGGGAGFSSVAEKDKDVQRLSVRLLLPPNTSSLTVTNCSSGTTVFDRSKATLTWSVGNLTHYATPSLGGEFLLEPEGSDSSGEQGRDNAAPSRSARATTHAAGVGNATMAAVSFQLPNRIMSSLRVDSVQVLNEIGKPYKGLKYLTQSGSYFIRGA, encoded by the coding sequence ATGTTGTCATGTATTTTTTTGCTGAATGAGCATGGCGAGGTGATGGTGGAGCTGCAATTTAGTGAGCGAATCCCGCGCTCAACGTTGGAGGGATTCTGGTCCACCTATATGGCGCCGTCGAAGGGAGGCCGCGAGGCGCCCGCGGCCATCGTCGCCTACGGCGGCACTGTGTTCTCGCACATCCACCGCAACAACGTGTTTCTCGTCGGCACACACCCTTCGGACGACACGGCGCTCGTGGTGATTGAGCAGCTCTGTCTCGTGGCCCGCGTTCTCACAACATACCTGAGCGAGGTGACGGAGAACACCATTCGAGAAAACTTCTCTACCGTCTATCAGCTACTACAGGAGATGTTTGACTACGGTTACCCCCTCACCACTGAGTTCTGCGCactggaggagctggtgcCGCGGCCGACGCTCGAGAACCGCGTGCGCACTATGCTGGACACGCCGCTTGTGAACAAGGTGATGCCGGTCGGCAGCCGCACTTCCATTGGGGTTGGCAGTCGGCAGGCATCCAGCTTTTTCGGTGGTGTCCCATGGCGGGACCCGGAGACGCGTCACAGCACAAATGAAATACTCTTTGACGTGGTGGAGTCGCTGGACTACGTCCTGGACAGCGAGGGCCGCTGCGTCAGGGCTGCTGTGCAGGGGAGCATCGAGGTGAATTGCCGGCTGAGCGGCATGCCTGACGTGgtgctgcgtctgcgcgatGTCGACGCCGTGGTCGACGACGTGGCTTTTCATCGATGCGTCCGTCTGGACCGTTATGAGCACGATCGCACGCTCTGCTTCATTCCACCCGACGGCAAGTTCACGCTGATGAAGTATACCTGCAAGTCTTCCCAGCTGATGCCGCTTCCACCGTTCTACGTGACCCCGCAGGTCACTTTCAACGCTACGGGTGGTCGCTTCCATTGCATGACGGGCAtccgcggtggcggagcgGGCTTCTCTTCCGTGGCGGAGAAGGATAAGGATGTGCAGCGGCTCTCggtgcgcctcctgctgccgccaaACACGTCATCGCTCACAGTGACGAACTGTTCGAGCGGCACGACCGTTTTCGACCGCTCCAAGGCGACGCTCACGTGGAGCGTGGGCAACTTGACGCATTACGCAACGCCGTCTCTCGGTGGCGAGTTCTTGTTAGAGCCGGAAGGTAGTGACAGCAGTGGCGAGCAAGGGCGTGACAATGCGGCGCCATCGAGGTCGGCGAGGGCAACAACCCATGCGGCCGGAGTCGGAAACGCCACCATGGCTGCCGTGTCGTTCCAGCTGCCGAACCGAATCATGAGTAGCCTTCGCGTGGATTCGGTTCAGGTCTTGAATGAGATCGGCAAGCCGTACAAGGGGCTGAAGTACCTAACGCAGTCTGGCAGCTACTTCATCCGAGGCGCCTGA
- a CDS encoding acyl-CoA binding protein, putative yields MSAEEFERYTKLVSDLRSNLSIPQKIEMYGLWCVATRGKCTLKQPSRANVVKYGKWAAWKKYEPLGQQKARELFVEKAKAIVAKYPSRL; encoded by the coding sequence atgTCTGCCGAGGAGTTTGAGCGCTACACAAAGTTGGTCTCCGACCTGCGGTCGAACCTGTCGATCCCGCAGAAGATCGAGATGTATGGCCTGTGGTGTGTGGCGACGCGGGGCAAGTGCACGTTGAAACAGCCGTCCCGCGCCAACGTGGTAAAGTACGGCAAGTGGGCTGCGTGGAAGAAGTACGAGCCCCTTGGTCAGCAGAAGGCCCGCGAGCTCTTTGTCGAGAAGGCAAAGGCTATCGTAGCCAAGTACCCATCCAGGTTGTGA
- a CDS encoding ATP-dependent DNA helicase, putative → MTEGPIRTAEARDLTRVERVGAHSHIRGLGLDDTLEARVSSQGMVGQMEARRAAGVVVQMVKKGKIAGRCVLLAGGPGSGKTAIAMAMAQALGPETPFTMIAGSEIFSLEMSKTEALTQAFRRSIGVHIKEETEMIEGEVVEVTIERPSTNPAEAHQRTGQLVLKTSDMESTFDLGQKMIESLQKEKVQVGDVITIDKATGRISKLGRSFVHSKDFDAMSANTRFVQTPEGELSKRKEVVHTVTLHEVDVINSRQQGFLALFAGDTGEIKPEVREQIDQRVAEWREEGKGEIVPGVLFIDEVHMLDIECFSWLNRALESPLAPVVIVASNRGISRIRGTQYKAPHGIPIDLLDRMMIITTNPYSQEELGKIINIRCEEEDVELTEDAFVLLTTLGQKTSLRYVLQLITTANMVAQKRKSSTVSVDDIKKVYLLFIDLRRSVELLQEHEKDFLFGEEDAHVENSTRVRVRDGEEDCGNEEETVR, encoded by the coding sequence ATGACGGAGGGTCCCATTCGTACTGCGGAGGCTCGCGACCTCACGCGGGTGgagcgcgtcggcgcacaTTCCCACATTCGCGGCCTCGGCCTCGATGACACGCTCGAGGCGCGCGTTTCGAGTCAGGGCATGGTGGGTCAAATGGAGGCCCGGCGTGCGGCTGGCGTGGTGGTGCAGATGGTGAAGAAGGGAAAGATCGCCGGACGGTGTGTGTTGCTGGCTGGCGGGCCGGGCTCTGGTAAGACGGCTATTGCGATGGCcatggcgcaggcgctcggGCCCGAGACACCCTTCACCATGATCGCTGGTAGTGAGATCTTTTCTCTTGAGATGTCCAAgacggaggcgctgacgcagGCGTTTCGTCGCAGCATTGGCGTGCACATCaaggaggagacggagatgatcgagggcgaggtggtggaggtgacCATTGAACGTCCGTCTACGAACCCCGCCGAGGCCCATCAGCGCACCGGGCAACTGGTGCTCAAGACTTCCGACATGGAGTCGACCTTCGACCTGGGGCAGAAGATGATCGAGAGCTTGCAGAAGGAAAAGGTTCAAGTAGGCGACGTTATCACGATTGACAAGGCCACCGGCCGCATCAGCAAACTGGGCCGCAGTTTTGTACATAGCAAGGACTTTGATGCCATGTCCGCCAACACGCGCTTCGTGCAGACGCCGGAGGGCGAGCTGTCGAAGCgcaaggaggtggtgcacacCGTGACGTTGCACGAGGTGGACGTGATCAACTCTCGCCAGCAGGGcttcctcgctctctttgCCGGTGACACCGGTGAGATCAAGCCCGAAGTGCGCGAGCAGATTGATCAACGCGTCGCTGAATGGCGGGAGGAGGGTAAGGGCGAGATCGTTCCCGGTGTACTCTTTATCGACGAGGTCCACATGCTCGATATCGAGTGCTTTTCGTGGCTGAACCGCGCGCTGGAAAGCCCgttggcgccggtggtgatCGTCGCGTCGAATCGTGGCATTTCGCGTATCCGCGGCACACAGTACAAGGCGCCACATGGCATCCCGATCGACCTGCTGGATCGAATGATGATTATCACCACGAACCCGTACTCGCAGGAGGAGCTCGGCAAGATTATTAACATTCggtgcgaggaggaggatgtgGAGCTGACAGAGGACGCATTTGTCCTCCTGACGACACTCGGCCAGAAGACGTCGCTGCGCtacgtgctgcagctcatTACGACGGCGAACATGGTGGCGCAGAAGCGGAAGTCGTCGACCGTGTCGGTGGACGACATCAAGAAGGTGTACCTTCTCTTCATCgacctccgccgcagcgtggagctgctgcaggagcacgAGAAGGACTTTCTTtttggcgaggaggacgcacACGTCGAGAACTCGACCCGCGTACGCGTACGTGACGGTGAGGAAGATTGcggcaacgaggaggagacggtcCGGTAA
- a CDS encoding RNA helicase, putative: protein MAWRRRVAAVGASWPRASPASLRFASAAPPSPLTSARQHQLHNVCDAIYRSGTAREALRQAIHEPSHESALRLLEEFEKDPGVWRDEAWTTAFLTASSHLSSQMDLLLARFTHWHTVRKAPTKVAMHKPWDWYPHARLMRRRFIFHYGPTNSGKTHAALEALMRARSGVYCAPLKALASQVWHRVKERVPCDLLIGDERVFGGAAEHVSCTVEMTPVDLPVDVGVVDEIQMMTDRDRGWAWTRALLGLPAREIHLCGEARALPLIQNLLYATHERKNLSTVEHKRLVPLTVSPSLRSRLRPETVENGDCFVCFSKKQVLDLRDNLNRLSGVTSSAIYGAMPFQVREAEAARFNRGVTEYINASASCSANAKNNAAGCSTTSSPGTRPRESSPETATPTKHVLVSTDAIAYGLNMNIERMVFTTLRKFDGKAMAELPAATVQQIAGRSGRFGLTRQHAVGRCTVLHERDMAAFRAAMSAQLEPLAKAGLLPTADILQLFAELESAKSRKAGKPTVDLSGGSFFELMSTFAASCVESHNFFPCDIHRSLLRVAELLEPVCNLSLTDRIVFCYLPLSDTSAASLQLIVAYATDHAAGKPVPLRFDVWCTELMQRAEREETCGVGASSPGQRQQQQLSVRDLATELERCFRQAEMYCWLSWRFSKTFVERERGLELKASITAALTRLNGSA from the coding sequence ATGGCCTGGCGACGACGAGTTGCCGCCGTTGGCGCCTCGTGGCCACGTGCGTCGCCTGCGAGTCTTCGCTTTGCTAGCGCGGCTCCGCCATCGCCTTTGACgtctgcgcggcagcaccaactGCACAACGTTTGCGATGCCATctaccgcagcggcacggcgagAGAGGCTCTTCGCCAGGCGATACATGAGCCATCGCACGAGAGTGCCCTCCGCTTGCTTGAAGAGTTCGAGAAGGATCCCGGCGTCTGGCGCGACGAGGCGTGGACCACCGCTTTCCTTACCGCCTCCTCGCACCTGTCAAGCCAGATGGACCTCTTGCTTGCCCGCTTCACGCATTGGCACACAGTGCGCAAGGCCCCGACCAAGGTTGCAATGCACAAGCCATGGGACTGGTATCCGCACGCGCGTCtcatgcgccgccgctttaTTTTCCACTACGGCCCCACAAACAGCGGCAAGACGCACGCCGCTTTAGAGGCACTGATGCGAgcacgcagcggcgtctACTGCGCCCCTCTCAAGGCGCTGGCGTCACAGGTATGGCACCGCGTGAAGGAACGCGTGCCGTGCGACCTGCTCATCGGCGACGAGCGCGTGtttggcggcgctgcggagcaCGTCTCATGCACGGTGGAGATGACTCCTGTGGACTTGCCGGTGGACGTCGGGGTCGTGGACGAGATTCAGATGATGACGGATCGCGACCGCGGGTGGGCCTGGACACGCGCGCTCCTTGGCCTGCCCGCACGCGAGATTCACCTCTGCGGTGAGGCTCGGGCATTGCCGCTCATCCAGAATCTGCTCTACGCCACCCACGAGCGGAAGAACTTGTCAACAGTGGAGCACAAACGTCTCGTGCCGCTGACGGTGTCCCCGAGCCTTCGCTCTAGGCTTCGGCCGGAAACAGTGGAGAACGGCGACTGCTTTGTCTGCTTCTCCAAGAAGCAAGTACTGGACCTGCGGGACAACCTAAACCGTCTTTCTGGCGTGACGAGCTCCGCCATCTACGGCGCCATGCCATTCCAGGTGCGAGAGGCGGAAGCTGCACGCTTCAATCGTGGTGTTACCGAGTACATcaacgcctccgcctcctgcagcgccaacgCGAAAAACAACGCAGCTGGCTGCAGTACCACGTCGTCGCCAGGCACCCGGCCTCGTGAGTCATCGCCGGAAACGGCGACGCCCACAAAGCACGTTCTCGTCTCCACCGACGCCATTGCCTACGGCCTCAACATGAACATCGAGCGCATGGTTTTCACGACACTGCGCAAGTTCGATGGCAAGGCCATGGCCGAGCTGCCTGCCGCGACTGTCCAGCAAATCGCAGGGCGCTCCGGCCGCTTCGGCCTCACTCGGCAGCACGCTGTGGGTCGCTGCACCGTGCTGCACGAGCGCGACATGGCAGCGTTTCGCGCCGCCATGTCTGCGCAGCTGGAGCCGCTTGCAAAAGCGGGGTTGCTGCCCACAGCCGACATTCTTCAGCTGTTTGCTGAGCTGGAGTCTGCCAAGTCGCGCAAGGCGGGTAAGCCAACTGTGGATCTGAGTGGCGGGTCATTTTTTGAGCTCATGTCGACGTTTGCCGCCTCGTGCGTGGAGTCGCATAACTTTTTCCCCTGTGACATTCATCGCTCTCTGCTGCGAGTGGCTGAGCTCCTTGAACCGGTGTGCAACCTTTCGTTGACGGATCGCATTGTGTTTTGTTATCTGCCGCTGAGCGACACgagcgctgcgtcgctgcagctgattGTGGCCTACGCCACCGATCACGCCGCAGGGAAGCCTGTGCCCTTGCGGTTCGACGTTTGGTGCACGGAGCTGATGCAGCGGGCGGAGCGAGAGGAAACGTGCGGTGTGGGAGCCTCATCTCCGGgccagaggcagcagcagcagctctccgtGAGAGACCTGGCCACCGAGCTCGAGCGGTGCTTTCGGCAGGCAGAGATGTACTGCTGGCTGTCCTGGCGTTTCAGCAAGACGTTTGTGGAGCGCGAGAGAGGCCTCGAGTTGAAGGCCTCCATCACCGCTGCCTTGACACGGCTGAACGGATCTGCTTGA